Proteins encoded in a region of the Corynebacterium breve genome:
- a CDS encoding metal-dependent transcriptional regulator, with amino-acid sequence MHIRDLPDRTQDYIKVVWDITEYTGGPAALGEIAKRVGQKTSTASEAIKRLGHQQLVHHEPYAGVTLTPSGKDLALQMVRRHRLIETFLVRVLGYSWDEVHDDADMLEHGVSDLLLKRIDDYLGHPARDPHGDPIPDATGAFPRQDVHTLATIEPGATVTIAQVDDSDPELLRYLASHGLIPEATLTVPEAAVAGILQVTNSSGDTIPLSESSLGAIRVTR; translated from the coding sequence ATGCACATTCGTGATCTCCCTGACCGCACCCAAGACTACATCAAGGTCGTCTGGGACATCACCGAATACACCGGTGGGCCTGCGGCGTTGGGGGAAATCGCTAAGCGAGTGGGGCAGAAGACATCCACCGCATCTGAGGCAATCAAGCGACTGGGCCATCAACAACTGGTCCACCATGAGCCATACGCGGGCGTCACGCTTACCCCCTCGGGCAAAGACCTCGCGTTGCAGATGGTGCGTCGCCACCGCCTCATCGAGACGTTTTTGGTCCGAGTGCTCGGGTACTCTTGGGATGAAGTCCATGACGATGCCGACATGCTCGAGCATGGTGTCTCTGACCTGCTGCTTAAGCGTATCGACGATTACCTAGGGCATCCTGCCCGCGACCCACATGGCGATCCGATCCCGGATGCAACCGGTGCGTTTCCTCGCCAGGACGTGCACACCCTTGCAACAATTGAGCCGGGCGCAACCGTCACGATTGCTCAAGTCGATGACAGCGACCCCGAGCTCCTGCGCTACCTGGCATCGCATGGCTTGATCCCCGAGGCTACATTGACAGTGCCTGAAGCTGCGGTCGCGGGAATCCTCCAGGTGACCAACAGCTCCGGTGACACCATCCCGCTGTCCGAATCTTCCCTCGGCGCGATTCGAGTCACACGATGA
- a CDS encoding PH domain-containing protein gives MNPVSPKLTYVKYLSSLLWLVLLLIGFVIAYGRFDAWWWIGIAATAMLALWEAWLIPNQVKLMKWQETDDELLIAKGRFWHKFTVVPYGRIQFVDVKAGPIMRIFGLKNVVLHTASSTSDSKIKGLPAADADALRQRLTVKARERMSGL, from the coding sequence ATGAACCCGGTTTCGCCGAAACTGACCTACGTCAAGTACCTCTCCAGCTTGCTGTGGCTCGTGCTTTTGCTCATCGGCTTCGTGATTGCGTACGGGCGTTTTGACGCGTGGTGGTGGATTGGCATTGCAGCCACGGCGATGCTTGCACTTTGGGAGGCGTGGCTGATTCCGAACCAGGTCAAACTGATGAAATGGCAGGAAACCGACGACGAGTTGCTCATCGCCAAAGGTCGTTTCTGGCATAAATTCACCGTGGTTCCATATGGTCGCATCCAGTTCGTCGACGTAAAGGCCGGCCCCATCATGCGTATCTTTGGGCTGAAGAATGTCGTCCTGCACACTGCCTCCTCCACATCTGACTCCAAGATTAAGGGCCTTCCCGCTGCCGACGCTGACGCTCTGCGCCAACGACTTACAGTGAAGGCCCGCGAGAGAATGAGCGGCCTGTGA